The following coding sequences are from one Lolium rigidum isolate FL_2022 chromosome 6, APGP_CSIRO_Lrig_0.1, whole genome shotgun sequence window:
- the LOC124661587 gene encoding uncharacterized protein LOC124661587 isoform X2 — MGGEPLLTTLSMENGSSSGHPSTLLSMDPAGSSHLASAESSGAVNGAGDRELFIIPRHESARQGPPDINLPLSADPSPAPALWSLDPFDILEVGLSTQTYESEVPLTIPKPSGNGNGSAAVGVGARKCAKRGDSIWGAWFFFNHYFRPALVDKPKGKLTRDASGSISGFDKSDLRLDVFIVQHDMENLYMWVFKERPDSALGKMQLRSFMNGHSKHGEPSFPFSVDRGFSRSHRMQRKHYRGLSNPQCLHGIEIVSSPNLSAVPEADMKRWAELTGRELNFSIPPEASDFESWRNLPSTDFELDRPQPQVASKNVGAHSSHVHKKALNGSGLNLSTPPSSDDGMDLSPKCNKRRKDFFAHNGVEEDCAAMAANNSCSDREQEVEVQTGGEPSWMHEFTGVAKHASGPVTAAKTIYEDDEGYLIMVSMLFSDQRSLKVTWRNTLTHGVVKISCVSTARTPFVRRHDRTFRLTDPAPEHCPPGEFVREIPLATRIPEDARLEAYYDETGTGLEIMVPKHRVGPEEHEVQVLHHYVGGDPLDYSSFI; from the exons ATGGGAGGTGAGCCCCTCCTCACCACTCTCTCCATGGAGAACGGCAGCAGCAGCGGACACCCCTCCACCCTCCTCTCCATGGACCCCGCTGGCTCATCACACCTGGCCTCCGCCGAGTCCTCCGGCGCCGTCAATGGGGCTGGCGACAGGGAGCTCTTCATCATTCCGCGGCACGAGTCTGCGCGGCAGGGACCGCCCGACATCAACCTCCCACTGTCGGCAGACCCCTCCCCGGCGCCCGCCTTGTGGAGCCTTGACCCTTTCGACATTCTCGAGGTCGGTCTCAGCACGCAGACTTACGAGTCTGAGGTCCCGCTCACGATTCCAAAGCCGAGCGGCAATGGCAACGGCAGCGCGGCGGTCGGGGTGGGCGCGAGGAAGTGCGCCAAGAGAGGGGACAGCATCTGGGGGGCGTGGTTCTTCTTCAACCACTACTTCAGGCCCGCGCTCGTCGACAAGCCCAAGGGGAAGCTGACACGGGACGCGTCCGGGAGCATCTCCGGCTTTGACAAGTCTGACCTCCGGCTCGACGTCTTCATCGTGCAGCACGACATGGAGAACCTGTACATGTGGGTGTTCAAGGAGCGGCCCGACAGCGCCCTGGGGAAGATGCAGCTGCGGAGCTTCATGAACGGGCATTCCAAGCACGGGGAGCCGTCGTTCCCATTCAGCGTGGACAGGGGCTTCTCGAGGTCGCACCGCATGCAGCGCAAGCACTACCGTGGCCTGTCCAACCCGCAGTGTCTTCATGGGATTGAGATCGTGAGCTCGCCCAATTTGTCAGCGGTCCCTGAGGCTGACATGAAGAGGTGGGCTGAGCTTACAGGAAGGGAGCTCAATTTCTCGATACCGCCTGAAGCCAGTGATTTCGAGTCGTGGAGGAACCTTCCGAGCACTGATTTCGAGCTCGACAGGCCCCAGCCACAGGTGGCATCGAAGAATGTCGGGGCACATAGCTCTCATGTTCATAAGAAGGCGCTGAATGGTTCAGGTCTGAACCTTTCCACGCCGCCGTCATCGGATGACGGGATGGACCTCTCACCCAAGTGCAACAAACGCCGCAAGGACTTCTTTGCTCACAATGGCGTAGAAGAGGACTGCGCCGCAATGGCGGCGAACAACTCTTGCTCCGACAGAGAGCAGGAGGTAGAAGTCCAGACCGGTGGCGAACCGTCCTGGATGCATGAGTTCACTGGTGTGGCAAAGCATGCAAGTGGACCTGTTACTGCTGCCAAGACCATATATGAGGATGACGAAGGCTACTTAATTATGGTGAGCATGCTTTTCTCCGACCAGCGCAGCCTGAAGGTCACCTGGAGGAACACGCTGACACACGGCGTCGTGAAGATCTCCTGTGTGAGCACCGCCCGCACACCCTTCGTTCGGCGGCATGACAGGACGTTCAGGCTGACCGACCCAGCCCCCGAGCACTGCCCTCCTGGCGAGTTCGTGCGGGAGATACCCCTGGCCACGAGGATCCCTGAGGACGCGAGGCTCGAGGCGTACTACGACGAGACTGGCACCGGGCTGGAAATCATGGTCCCCAAGCACCGGGTTGGGCCAGAGGAGCACGAGGTCCAG GTACTGCATCACTATGTTGGTGGTGATCCCCTTGACTATTCATCCTTCATATGA
- the LOC124666976 gene encoding inner membrane protein PPF-1, chloroplastic-like codes for MAKALLSSSLLPSLPRATAAARLSPLPSLSRTGCRRAAGCRVRASLDSVGGLHAALERAEAALYTLADAAVVAGAGGAAGGDVEQAVQKSGGWFGFISDAMEVVLKVMKDGLSAVHVPYAYGFAIILLTVVVKAATLPLTKQQVESTLAMQNLQPQLKAIQKRYEGNQERIQLETARLYKTAGVNPLAGCLPTLATIPVWIGLYQALSNVANEGLLTEGFFWIPSLGGPTTIAARQSGAGISWLFPFVDGHPPIGWHDSICYLVLPVLLVASQFVSMEIMKPPQSTDPSQKNTQLILKFLPFMIGYFSLSVPSGLSIYWFTNNVLSTAQQIWLRKLGGAKPVVNEGASGIITAGRAKRSGAQSGQGGERFKQLKEEENRRKATKALGAGDSNGSASTSDDEESDEDTTEEGGAVEETYIAGTDKKLPTYTGKKGKRSKRKRIVQ; via the exons ATGGCCAAggcgctcctctcctcctcgctgCTCCCCTCCCTCCCGCGCGCCACCGCGGCCGCCCGGCTCTCACCGCTCCCGTCGCTCAGCCGGACCGGGTGCCGACGCGCGGCGGGCTGCAGGGTCAGGGCCAGCCTCGACTCCGTGGGCGGCCTCCACGCGGCGCTCGAGCGCGCCGAGGCGGCGCTCTACACGCTCGCCGACGCGGCCGTCGTCGCGGGGGCCGGGGGAGCGGCAGGAGGGGATGTGGAGCAGGCGGTGCAGAAGAGCGGCGGCTGGTTCGGGTTCATCTCCGACGCCATGGAGGTCGTGCTCAAG GTGATGAAGGATGGTCTATCGGCGGTCCATGTGCCCTACGCGTACGGGTTCGCCATCATCCTGCTCACCGTCGTCGTTAAGGCTGCGACTTTACCGTTAACGAAACAGCAG GTCGAATCAACTCTGGCGATGCAGAATTTGCAGCCACAGCTTAAGGCGATTCAGAAGAGATACGAAGGCAATCAG GAAAGAATACAGCTGGAGACTGCTCGGTTATACAAGACAGCTGGAGTTAATCCTCTAGCAG GATGTTTGCCAACTTTGGCGACAATACCTGTCTGGATTGGACTCTACCAAGCTCTTTCAAATGTAGCAAATGAG GGGTTGCTTACAGAGGGATTTTTCTGGATTCCATCTTTGGGAGGCCCTACAACGATTGCTGCTCGTCAAAGTGGCGCTGGCATTTCATGGCTCTTCCCTTTTGTG GATGGTCATCCGCCAATAGGCTGGCATGACAGCATATGCTATCTTGTGTTGCCAGTGCTACTTGTTGCTTCGCAGTTTGTCTCCATGGAGATCATGAAGCCACCCCAG AGTACTGATCCATCGCAGAAGAACACTCAACTTATTCTAAAATTTCTTCCATTTATGATTGGGTATTTCTCTCTGTCGGTGCCATCAGGATTGTCCATTTATTG GTTTACAAACAACGTCCTCAGCACAGCCCAACAGATATGGTTGCGGAAACTGGGAGGAGCAAAGCCTGTTGTGAATGAGGGAGCAAGCGGAATCATAACTGCTGGACGAGCAAAGCGTTCGGGTGCTCAATCAGGCCAGGGTGGGGAAAG ATTTAAGCAGCTAAAGGAAGAGGAGAACAGGAGAAAAGCTACCAAGGCACTTGGTGCAGGAGATTCGAATGGTTCAGCATCAACTTCAGATGATGAAGAGTCGGATGAGGATACTACAGAGGAG GGAGGAGCCGTAGAGGAAACTTACATTGCCGGCACCGACAAGAAACTTCCTACTTACACcggaaagaagggcaagaggtcGAAAAGGAAGCGCATTGTGCAGTAA
- the LOC124661587 gene encoding uncharacterized protein LOC124661587 isoform X1, producing MGGEPLLTTLSMENGSSSGHPSTLLSMDPAGSSHLASAESSGAVNGAGDRELFIIPRHESARQGPPDINLPLSADPSPAPALWSLDPFDILEVGLSTQTYESEVPLTIPKPSGNGNGSAAVGVGARKCAKRGDSIWGAWFFFNHYFRPALVDKPKGKLTRDASGSISGFDKSDLRLDVFIVQHDMENLYMWVFKERPDSALGKMQLRSFMNGHSKHGEPSFPFSVDRGFSRSHRMQRKHYRGLSNPQCLHGIEIVSSPNLSAVPEADMKRWAELTGRELNFSIPPEASDFESWRNLPSTDFELDRPQPQVASKNVGAHSSHVHKKALNGSGLNLSTPPSSDDGMDLSPKCNKRRKDFFAHNGVEEDCAAMAANNSCSDREQEVEVQTGGEPSWMHEFTGVAKHASGPVTAAKTIYEDDEGYLIMVSMLFSDQRSLKVTWRNTLTHGVVKISCVSTARTPFVRRHDRTFRLTDPAPEHCPPGEFVREIPLATRIPEDARLEAYYDETGTGLEIMVPKHRVGPEEHEVQVCMRPPHLGDNNDLVLS from the coding sequence ATGGGAGGTGAGCCCCTCCTCACCACTCTCTCCATGGAGAACGGCAGCAGCAGCGGACACCCCTCCACCCTCCTCTCCATGGACCCCGCTGGCTCATCACACCTGGCCTCCGCCGAGTCCTCCGGCGCCGTCAATGGGGCTGGCGACAGGGAGCTCTTCATCATTCCGCGGCACGAGTCTGCGCGGCAGGGACCGCCCGACATCAACCTCCCACTGTCGGCAGACCCCTCCCCGGCGCCCGCCTTGTGGAGCCTTGACCCTTTCGACATTCTCGAGGTCGGTCTCAGCACGCAGACTTACGAGTCTGAGGTCCCGCTCACGATTCCAAAGCCGAGCGGCAATGGCAACGGCAGCGCGGCGGTCGGGGTGGGCGCGAGGAAGTGCGCCAAGAGAGGGGACAGCATCTGGGGGGCGTGGTTCTTCTTCAACCACTACTTCAGGCCCGCGCTCGTCGACAAGCCCAAGGGGAAGCTGACACGGGACGCGTCCGGGAGCATCTCCGGCTTTGACAAGTCTGACCTCCGGCTCGACGTCTTCATCGTGCAGCACGACATGGAGAACCTGTACATGTGGGTGTTCAAGGAGCGGCCCGACAGCGCCCTGGGGAAGATGCAGCTGCGGAGCTTCATGAACGGGCATTCCAAGCACGGGGAGCCGTCGTTCCCATTCAGCGTGGACAGGGGCTTCTCGAGGTCGCACCGCATGCAGCGCAAGCACTACCGTGGCCTGTCCAACCCGCAGTGTCTTCATGGGATTGAGATCGTGAGCTCGCCCAATTTGTCAGCGGTCCCTGAGGCTGACATGAAGAGGTGGGCTGAGCTTACAGGAAGGGAGCTCAATTTCTCGATACCGCCTGAAGCCAGTGATTTCGAGTCGTGGAGGAACCTTCCGAGCACTGATTTCGAGCTCGACAGGCCCCAGCCACAGGTGGCATCGAAGAATGTCGGGGCACATAGCTCTCATGTTCATAAGAAGGCGCTGAATGGTTCAGGTCTGAACCTTTCCACGCCGCCGTCATCGGATGACGGGATGGACCTCTCACCCAAGTGCAACAAACGCCGCAAGGACTTCTTTGCTCACAATGGCGTAGAAGAGGACTGCGCCGCAATGGCGGCGAACAACTCTTGCTCCGACAGAGAGCAGGAGGTAGAAGTCCAGACCGGTGGCGAACCGTCCTGGATGCATGAGTTCACTGGTGTGGCAAAGCATGCAAGTGGACCTGTTACTGCTGCCAAGACCATATATGAGGATGACGAAGGCTACTTAATTATGGTGAGCATGCTTTTCTCCGACCAGCGCAGCCTGAAGGTCACCTGGAGGAACACGCTGACACACGGCGTCGTGAAGATCTCCTGTGTGAGCACCGCCCGCACACCCTTCGTTCGGCGGCATGACAGGACGTTCAGGCTGACCGACCCAGCCCCCGAGCACTGCCCTCCTGGCGAGTTCGTGCGGGAGATACCCCTGGCCACGAGGATCCCTGAGGACGCGAGGCTCGAGGCGTACTACGACGAGACTGGCACCGGGCTGGAAATCATGGTCCCCAAGCACCGGGTTGGGCCAGAGGAGCACGAGGTCCAGGTTTGCATGAGGCCCCCACATCTCGGCGACAACAATGATCTCGTTTTATCATAG
- the LOC124668316 gene encoding very-long-chain (3R)-3-hydroxyacyl-CoA dehydratase PASTICCINO 2B-like has protein sequence MASRAGGSAARRVYLSLYNWVVFFGWAQVLYRAASALLLGSGSHEAVYAAVEQPLLLAQTAAFMEILHSILGFVKSPVSVSLSQISGRLYLTWGILWTFPEVQSHILVTSLILSWSVTEVIRYSFFGTRETFGFEPSWLLWLRYSTFLVLYPIGLLSEVGLIFVAMPSMKVTQYYASAVLTTLYVPGFPYLFRYMLAKRKKVLSAAKTA, from the exons ATGGCGAGCAGGGCCGGCGGGTCGGCGGCGCGACGGGTCTACCTCTCCCTCTACAACTGGGTCGTCTTCTTCGGATG GGCGCAGGTGTTGTACCGTGCAGCGTCGGCGTTGCTGCTCGGGAGTGGCAGCCATGAGGCCGTGTACGCCGCCGTCGAGCAGCCGCTGCTACTCGCGCAGACCGCCGCCTTCATGGAG ATTCTTCATTCCATTCTAG GCTTCGTGAAGTCCCCGGTCTCTGTATCTCTTTCACAGATCAGTGGAAGGTTGTACCTCACATGGGGCATCCTGTGGACCTTTCCTGAG GTACAATCTCATATTCTTGTTACTTCTTTGATCCTAAGCTGGTCCGTCACTGAG GTCATCAGATATTCATTCTTCGGTACGAGAGAGACATTTGGGTTTGAACCTTCCTGGCTCCTTTGGCTCAG GTACAGCACATTTCTGGTGTTATATCCTATCGGTTTGTTAAGCGAGGTTGGCCTAATCTTTGTTGCCATGCCCTCCATGAAGGTAACCCAA TACTATGCATCGGCTGTCCTCACAACTCTTTACGTTCCAG GATTTCCATACCTGTTCCGTTACATGCTTGCTAAGCGGAAGAAGGTCTTGTCAGCGGCAAAAACTGCATGA
- the LOC124660883 gene encoding ricin B-like lectin R40G3 — MEFPHRHGHGHGRRDDDDSDDRRAPAPGYGAPAPAYGRDDDEYGRHAPAPAYGRDDDYGRHAPAPAYGGGRDDGYGRHAPDPAYGGGGGYGAPAPAAYGGGRDDGYGRHAPAPAAYGGGGGGGYGAPAHGNVVHVSHESGHDERPHYGGYGGDTRPHQGAGGGGAAVATEKTYRILCKAGEDGFSLGTRGDKVCFLRTDQDDHAQHWIKDMKYSTRVKDEEGYPAFALVNKATGEALKHSLGQSHPVLLTRYNANSLDESVLWTESRDVGNGYRCIRMVNNIYLNFDALNGDPNQDNGGVREGTTLILWEWTEGDNQRWKIVEW; from the exons ATGGAGTTCCCAcaccgccacggccacggccacggtcgccgcgacgacgacgaTTCCGACGACCGCCGCGCCCCCGCGCCcggatacggagcacctgccccggcctacggccgcgacgacgacgagtacggACGCCACGCCCCAGCCCCCGCATACGGTCGCGACGACGACTACGGCCGCCACGCCCCCGCCCCGGCCTACGGCGGCGGTCGCGACGACGGCTACGGCCGCCACGCGCCCGACCCGGCGTacgggggaggcggcggctacggcgCCCCTGCCCCAGCAGCATACGGCGGCGGCCGCGACGACGGCTACGGCCGCCACGCGCCGGCCCCAGCGGCGTAcgggggaggcggaggcggcggctacggcgCGCCGGCGCACGGCAACGTCGTCCACGTGTCCCACGAATCGGGCCACGACGAGAGGCCGCACTACGGAGGGTACGGCGGCGACACCCGCCCGCACCAAGGGGCCGGCGGGGGCGGGGCGGCGGTCGCCACGGAGAAGACGTACCGGATCCTGTGCAAGGCCGGGGAGGACGGATTCAGCCTCGGCACCCGGGGCGACAAGGTGTGCTTCCTCCGCACGGACCAGGACGACCACGCCCAG CACTGGATCAAGGACATGAAGTACAGCACCAGGGTCAAGGACGAGGAAGGATACCCGGCCTTCGCCCTCGTCAACAAGGCAACAGGAGAGGCTCTCAAGCACTCACTCGGACAGAGCCACCCT GTTCTTCTGACCCGCTACAATGCAAACTCCCTGGATGAGTCCGTCCTCTGGACCGAGAGCAGGGACGTCGGGAATGGGTACCGCTGCATCAGGATGGTCAACAACATCTACCTCAACTTCGATGCGCTCAACGGCGACCCCAACCAGGACAATGGTGGCGTGCGCGAGGGCACCACACTCATACTCTGGGAGTGGACCGAGGGCGACAACCAGCGCTGGAAGATCGTCGAGTGGT GA